In Myxococcota bacterium, a single window of DNA contains:
- the rpmC gene encoding 50S ribosomal protein L29 — protein MTTNEDFKKEEDALRRQLLDMRFDLKNGKLLNTASLSKTRKDLARLLTLKRQKNG, from the coding sequence ATGACCACGAATGAAGATTTTAAAAAAGAAGAAGATGCACTAAGACGCCAGCTCTTAGACATGCGTTTTGATTTGAAGAATGGCAAGCTGCTTAATACAGCTTCCCTAAGCAAGACACGCAAAGACTTGGCGAGACTTTTGACATTGAAGAGGCAGAAAAATGGATAG
- the rpsQ gene encoding 30S ribosomal protein S17, translated as MDRRKRVMQGLVTSNKMAKTIVVEVTRTVRHPKYHKFLKRHDSYHAHDEMNACQIGDLVSIVESAPISKSKRWRLREVIQKVEA; from the coding sequence ATGGATAGGCGAAAGCGCGTGATGCAAGGTCTAGTGACCAGCAACAAAATGGCTAAGACCATTGTGGTTGAGGTAACTCGTACGGTTCGGCATCCTAAATATCATAAATTCTTGAAACGTCATGATAGCTACCATGCTCACGATGAAATGAATGCTTGTCAGATTGGTGATTTGGTTTCCATTGTTGAATCCGCACCAATTTCAAAGAGCAAACGTTGGCGCCTTCGGGAAGTAATCCAAAAGGTGGAGGCATAA